A region of Thermus caldifontis DNA encodes the following proteins:
- a CDS encoding YpdA family putative bacillithiol disulfide reductase: protein MVDVLIVGAGPVGLAAGIEAKRLGLTHLILERGTVAETVFRFPRQMVFFSEAKNIEIGGHPLVSQGPKPTRLEALLYYQRVTEREGLRVLTYTEAVAIEGGEGAFRVLAKDRFGQKAFPARYVVVATGYFGNPNRLGVPGEDLPHVFHRYEEAAPFFRRKVAVVGGSNSAVEVALDLFRGGAEVALVHRGKWVRPSVKYWLLPDFENRVKEGSIRAVMETRVKAITPEGLVLEGPQGEGFLQADFVLVQIGYRAEDRLLKGAGVRYEGEKPWLSPEWETSRKGLFAIGSCAFGPDTRSVFIENGREHARVAISAIARRLGS from the coding sequence ATGGTGGATGTGCTCATCGTGGGGGCGGGTCCGGTGGGGCTGGCGGCGGGCATAGAGGCCAAGCGCTTGGGGCTGACCCACCTGATCCTGGAAAGGGGCACGGTGGCGGAAACCGTTTTCCGCTTCCCCCGGCAGATGGTCTTCTTTTCCGAGGCCAAAAACATTGAGATCGGGGGGCATCCCTTGGTCTCCCAAGGGCCCAAGCCTACCCGCCTCGAGGCCCTCCTCTACTACCAAAGGGTGACGGAGAGGGAAGGGCTTAGGGTGCTCACCTACACGGAGGCGGTGGCCATAGAGGGCGGGGAGGGAGCCTTCCGGGTGCTGGCCAAGGACCGCTTTGGGCAAAAAGCCTTTCCCGCCCGGTATGTGGTGGTGGCCACCGGTTACTTCGGCAACCCCAACCGCCTGGGGGTGCCGGGGGAGGACCTGCCCCACGTCTTCCACCGCTACGAGGAGGCGGCCCCCTTTTTCCGCAGGAAGGTGGCGGTGGTGGGGGGGAGCAACTCCGCGGTGGAGGTGGCCCTGGACCTCTTTCGGGGTGGGGCGGAGGTGGCCTTGGTCCACCGGGGGAAGTGGGTGCGCCCCAGCGTCAAGTACTGGCTCCTCCCTGATTTTGAGAACCGGGTGAAGGAGGGAAGCATAAGGGCGGTGATGGAAACCCGGGTCAAGGCCATCACCCCGGAGGGTCTGGTCCTGGAAGGGCCCCAAGGGGAGGGGTTTTTGCAAGCGGACTTCGTCCTGGTCCAGATCGGCTACCGGGCGGAGGACCGGCTTTTAAAGGGGGCGGGGGTGCGCTATGAAGGGGAGAAGCCCTGGCTTTCGCCGGAGTGGGAAACCTCCCGCAAGGGGCTTTTTGCCATCGGTTCTTGTGCCTTTGGGCCGGACACCCGCTCCGTCTTCATTGAAAATGGCCGGGAGCACGCAAGGGTGGCCATATCAGCCATCGCTCGCCGCCTTGGCTCTTGA
- a CDS encoding 2-isopropylmalate synthase, whose translation MERHIRIFDTTLRDGEQSPGVALSLDQKLEIAHALARLNVDIIEAGFPVSGPLEFEAVRRIATEVKGPIIAALARTHTLDIDQAAKALEKAEKPRIHVFTSASKIHLEHMLKKTEEEVLEMADQMVRYARRYVDDVEFSAQDVMRAEWEFVKRLYEVAIEAGATTINIPDTTGYGTPNEYGALIRRIRDEVVRGRDVIISTHTHDDLGLATANALAGIENGAGQVECTVNGIGERAGNTALEEVVMALYVRRDWYKAKTQINTREIYRVSRLVERYTGMPVPPNKAIVGDNAFAHESGIHQDGVLKHRSTYEIMDAELIGRRPAVIVLGKHSGRAAFKKALEDLGYKDLSEDQLKVLFSRFKEIAEKKGPLSAEELQALVESERQPASQLFTLEHAQFFSGSGLLPTATVKVKTPDGERLATHTGDGPVDAVYKAIQEAIGLRPELELYRVEAITGSTEALGQVTVRLRLGELQAVGVGVSPDIIEASALAFLDAAGKLASGRATRHPPSIEEVQRGV comes from the coding sequence ATGGAACGGCACATCCGGATCTTTGACACCACGCTGAGGGATGGGGAGCAGAGCCCAGGGGTGGCCCTTTCCCTGGACCAGAAGCTGGAGATCGCCCACGCCTTGGCCCGGCTCAACGTGGACATCATCGAGGCGGGCTTCCCCGTATCCGGGCCCTTGGAGTTTGAGGCGGTAAGGCGGATCGCCACCGAGGTAAAGGGGCCCATCATCGCCGCCTTGGCCCGCACCCACACCCTGGACATCGACCAGGCGGCCAAGGCCCTGGAGAAGGCGGAGAAACCCCGGATCCACGTCTTCACCTCCGCCTCCAAGATTCACCTCGAGCACATGTTGAAGAAGACCGAGGAGGAGGTCTTGGAGATGGCGGACCAGATGGTCCGCTACGCCAGAAGGTATGTGGACGACGTGGAGTTTTCCGCCCAGGATGTGATGCGGGCGGAGTGGGAGTTCGTGAAGCGCCTCTACGAGGTGGCCATTGAGGCTGGGGCCACCACCATCAACATTCCCGACACCACCGGCTACGGTACACCCAACGAGTACGGGGCCTTGATCCGCCGCATCCGGGATGAGGTGGTGCGGGGCCGGGACGTGATCATCTCCACCCACACCCACGACGACCTGGGCCTGGCCACCGCCAACGCCCTGGCGGGCATTGAGAACGGGGCGGGGCAGGTGGAGTGCACGGTGAACGGCATCGGGGAGCGGGCGGGGAACACCGCCTTGGAGGAGGTGGTCATGGCCCTCTATGTGCGCCGGGACTGGTACAAGGCCAAGACCCAGATCAACACCCGGGAGATCTACCGGGTTTCCCGCCTGGTGGAGCGCTACACCGGCATGCCCGTGCCCCCCAACAAGGCCATCGTGGGGGACAACGCCTTCGCCCACGAGTCGGGGATCCACCAGGATGGCGTCCTGAAGCACCGCTCCACCTACGAGATCATGGACGCCGAGCTCATCGGCAGGCGCCCCGCGGTGATCGTCTTGGGCAAGCACTCGGGGCGGGCGGCCTTCAAGAAGGCCCTCGAGGACCTGGGTTACAAGGACCTTTCCGAGGATCAGCTCAAGGTGCTCTTCTCCCGCTTCAAGGAGATCGCCGAGAAGAAAGGCCCCCTGTCGGCCGAGGAGCTTCAGGCCCTGGTGGAAAGCGAACGGCAACCCGCATCCCAGCTCTTTACCCTGGAGCATGCCCAGTTCTTCTCTGGCTCGGGCCTCCTGCCCACGGCCACGGTGAAGGTGAAGACCCCAGACGGCGAACGCCTCGCCACCCACACGGGGGATGGGCCGGTGGATGCCGTGTATAAGGCCATTCAGGAGGCCATCGGCCTTAGGCCCGAACTGGAGCTTTATCGGGTGGAGGCCATCACCGGTTCCACCGAGGCCTTGGGCCAGGTGACGGTGAGGCTCCGCCTGGGGGAGCTCCAGGCGGTGGGGGTGGGGGTATCCCCCGACATCATCGAGGCCAGCGCCCTGGCCTTCCTGGACGCCGCCGGCAAGCTGGCCAGCGGCCGTGCCACCCGCCACCCCCCCTCCATCGAGGAGGTGCAGCGGGGGGTTTAA
- the cimA gene encoding citramalate synthase, with product MVEILDTTLRDGTQGEGISLSVDDKVAIAKRLAAFGVHVIEGGWPGSNPKDAEFFERMKGVDLGEARLAAFGATRRKGLLPEEDPSVLALLGAKTPVVVLFGKSWTLHVLEALETTLEENLRMIQDTVAFFAKRGRRVIYDAEHFFDGYKEDPGYALATLEAAAEGGADTLVLCDTNGGTLPEEVYAITKAVVDRFPRLKIGIHPHNDAELAVANALAAVRAGATHAQGTVNGYGERCGNLNLTSFLPTLVFKYGIPAIPQERLKGLKDLSHFVDERANQTPNRRAPYVGESAFAHKAGVHVSAVLKNPRTYEHIPPEWVGNSRRFLVSDVAGRSNLLAKLQELGVDLSKEEAKRLLDEVKALEYEGYAFEGAEASFYLLAHRLKGGSLPFNVEGFSVFVHGSGLDTAWAEATVRVRVGESLQHTAAESPSGPVSALDRAFRKAVLQFYPELADVELTDYKVRILAGQESGTNSGVRVMIEMKRGEERFSTVGASENILEASLKALTDGYAYALLHPSLKETVPKAG from the coding sequence ATGGTGGAGATCCTAGACACCACCCTAAGGGATGGAACGCAAGGGGAAGGCATCAGCCTTTCTGTGGACGACAAGGTGGCCATCGCCAAGCGCCTGGCGGCCTTTGGGGTGCACGTGATTGAAGGGGGTTGGCCCGGTTCTAACCCCAAGGACGCCGAGTTCTTTGAAAGGATGAAGGGGGTGGACCTGGGGGAGGCCAGGCTGGCTGCCTTTGGGGCTACCAGGCGGAAGGGGCTTTTGCCGGAGGAGGACCCTTCCGTCTTGGCCCTCTTGGGGGCAAAGACCCCGGTGGTGGTCCTCTTTGGCAAAAGCTGGACCCTTCACGTTCTGGAGGCCCTGGAGACCACCTTGGAGGAGAACCTCCGCATGATCCAGGACACCGTGGCCTTCTTCGCCAAGCGGGGAAGGCGGGTGATCTACGATGCAGAGCACTTCTTTGACGGGTACAAGGAGGACCCCGGCTACGCCCTGGCCACCCTGGAGGCGGCGGCGGAAGGGGGAGCGGACACCCTGGTCCTTTGCGACACCAACGGGGGCACCCTTCCCGAGGAGGTGTACGCCATCACCAAGGCGGTGGTGGACCGCTTTCCCCGCCTAAAGATTGGCATCCATCCCCACAACGACGCCGAGCTGGCGGTGGCCAACGCCTTGGCGGCGGTGCGGGCGGGGGCCACCCACGCCCAGGGCACCGTCAACGGCTATGGGGAGCGGTGCGGGAACCTGAACCTCACCAGCTTTCTCCCCACCCTGGTCTTCAAGTACGGCATTCCCGCCATCCCCCAAGAAAGGCTGAAGGGCCTGAAGGACCTCTCCCACTTCGTGGACGAAAGGGCCAACCAGACCCCCAACCGCCGGGCCCCCTACGTGGGGGAGTCGGCCTTTGCCCACAAGGCCGGGGTACACGTCTCCGCCGTCTTGAAGAACCCCCGCACCTACGAGCACATCCCCCCCGAGTGGGTGGGGAATAGCCGGCGTTTTCTGGTTTCCGATGTAGCAGGACGTTCCAACCTCCTGGCCAAGCTCCAGGAGCTGGGGGTGGACCTTTCCAAGGAGGAGGCCAAGCGCCTACTGGACGAGGTCAAGGCCCTGGAGTACGAGGGGTACGCCTTTGAGGGGGCGGAGGCCAGCTTTTATCTCCTGGCTCACCGCCTAAAAGGAGGGAGCTTGCCCTTTAACGTGGAGGGGTTTTCCGTCTTCGTACATGGAAGCGGCCTGGACACCGCCTGGGCCGAGGCCACGGTGCGGGTTAGGGTGGGGGAAAGCCTGCAGCACACCGCCGCAGAAAGCCCCTCGGGGCCGGTTTCCGCCCTGGATAGGGCCTTTCGCAAGGCCGTGCTCCAGTTTTACCCGGAGCTTGCCGACGTGGAGCTCACCGACTACAAGGTGCGCATCCTCGCCGGCCAGGAGTCGGGCACCAACTCCGGGGTGCGGGTGATGATCGAGATGAAGCGGGGCGAGGAGCGCTTCAGCACCGTGGGGGCCAGCGAGAACATCCTCGAGGCCTCCCTTAAGGCCCTCACCGACGGCTACGCCTACGCCCTCCTCCACCCCAGCCTTAAGGAGACGGTGCCCAAGGCAGGCTGA
- the ilvB gene encoding biosynthetic-type acetolactate synthase large subunit gives MKGSEALLKALEREGVEVIFGHPGGAIMPVYDALYDSPIRHILVRHEQGGVHAATAYARASGRVGVVMATSGPGALNLVTGLADAYMDSTPVVAITGNVPRALIGSDAFQEADVTGVTMPITKHNYLVQEVNDIPRVVREAFHIASTGRPGPVLIDLPKDVQLSEFTGTFEVELDLPGYKPTTKGHPKQIERALDALERAEKPILMVGGGAQHAHGELLAFAEKTGIPVITTLMGLGAFPGHHPLWLGMPGMHGTVAANRAIHHADVILAIGLRFDDRVTGKVSRFAPHAHTIIHVDIDPAEIGKLVRTHVPIVGDARLVLREMLKGAKPLRLASWWRELEDWRTRYPLRWKPRPHLQAPEVIRAFAEATGGHAIVTTGVGQHQMFAAQYFPVTRPRSFITSGGLGTMGVGLPFAIGARVARPDELVIDFDGDGSFQMTLQELATVVKYGLDVKVVILNNGYLGMVRQWQDLFHAKRYSEVYLADSNPDFARLAEAYGIKGVRVERKEDLMKGVEAVLSTDGPVVAEFKVYHEEGVFPMIPAGGAAEDMILEHPEEREEVEA, from the coding sequence ATGAAGGGATCGGAGGCACTTTTAAAGGCGCTGGAGCGGGAGGGGGTGGAGGTCATCTTCGGCCACCCGGGTGGGGCCATCATGCCGGTCTACGATGCCCTTTATGACAGTCCCATCCGCCACATCCTGGTGCGTCACGAGCAGGGGGGGGTGCATGCCGCCACCGCCTATGCCCGGGCTTCGGGCCGGGTGGGGGTGGTGATGGCCACCAGCGGCCCCGGGGCCTTGAACCTGGTCACGGGTCTGGCGGATGCCTATATGGACTCCACCCCGGTGGTGGCCATCACCGGGAACGTGCCCCGGGCCCTGATCGGCAGCGACGCTTTCCAGGAGGCGGACGTCACCGGGGTCACCATGCCCATCACCAAGCACAACTACCTGGTGCAGGAGGTGAACGACATCCCCCGGGTGGTGCGGGAAGCCTTCCACATCGCCTCCACGGGGAGGCCAGGGCCGGTGCTCATTGACCTGCCCAAGGACGTGCAGCTTTCCGAGTTCACCGGCACCTTTGAGGTGGAACTGGACCTTCCCGGCTACAAGCCCACCACCAAGGGCCACCCCAAGCAAATAGAGCGGGCCTTGGATGCCCTGGAGAGGGCGGAGAAGCCCATTCTCATGGTGGGGGGTGGGGCGCAGCACGCCCACGGGGAGCTTCTGGCCTTTGCGGAGAAAACGGGAATCCCGGTGATCACCACCCTCATGGGCCTGGGGGCCTTCCCTGGCCATCATCCCCTTTGGCTGGGCATGCCCGGCATGCACGGCACGGTGGCCGCCAACCGGGCCATCCACCATGCGGACGTGATCCTGGCCATCGGCCTGCGCTTTGACGACCGGGTCACGGGGAAGGTTTCCCGCTTCGCTCCCCACGCCCACACCATCATCCACGTGGACATCGACCCCGCAGAGATCGGCAAGCTGGTGCGCACCCACGTGCCCATCGTGGGGGATGCCCGGCTGGTCCTTAGGGAGATGCTGAAGGGGGCCAAGCCCCTAAGGCTTGCCTCCTGGTGGCGGGAGCTGGAGGATTGGCGCACCCGCTACCCTTTGCGCTGGAAGCCTCGGCCCCATTTGCAGGCCCCGGAGGTGATCCGGGCCTTCGCCGAGGCCACGGGGGGGCACGCCATTGTGACCACGGGGGTGGGGCAGCACCAGATGTTCGCCGCCCAGTACTTCCCCGTTACCCGGCCCAGAAGCTTTATCACCAGCGGGGGCCTGGGCACCATGGGGGTGGGCCTGCCCTTTGCCATCGGGGCCAGGGTGGCCCGCCCTGACGAGCTGGTCATCGACTTTGACGGGGACGGTTCCTTCCAGATGACCCTGCAGGAGCTGGCCACGGTGGTGAAGTACGGTTTGGACGTGAAGGTGGTGATCCTCAATAACGGCTACCTGGGCATGGTGCGCCAGTGGCAGGACCTCTTCCACGCCAAGCGCTACTCGGAGGTGTACCTGGCGGACTCCAACCCCGACTTCGCCCGCCTGGCGGAGGCCTACGGCATCAAGGGGGTGAGGGTGGAGCGCAAGGAGGACCTCATGAAGGGGGTGGAGGCGGTCCTTTCCACCGATGGCCCCGTGGTGGCGGAGTTTAAGGTCTACCACGAGGAGGGGGTCTTCCCCATGATCCCCGCAGGCGGGGCGGCGGAGGACATGATCCTCGAGCACCCCGAGGAAAGGGAGGAGGTGGAGGCGTGA
- a CDS encoding Uma2 family endonuclease has protein sequence MATRYRFRVEEFERAFRGVPRVELLRGEVYQMSPSGPKHFLAVMRLDPRLKEALQGKALVAVQSPLHLAEDSEPEPDLMVLKSPLERYEGRLPKPEDVLLLIAVADASLEFDREVKLPLYAEAGIPEVWLVNLKEDLLEVYREPKEGRYRSIRLLSPSEAASPLAFPEVSLPWAPSP, from the coding sequence ATGGCCACCCGTTACCGCTTCCGCGTGGAGGAGTTTGAGCGGGCCTTCCGGGGCGTGCCCCGGGTAGAGCTCCTTCGGGGAGAGGTATACCAGATGAGCCCTAGCGGTCCCAAGCACTTTCTTGCGGTGATGCGCTTAGACCCCAGGTTGAAGGAGGCCCTTCAAGGCAAGGCCTTGGTGGCGGTGCAGTCCCCCCTCCATCTTGCAGAGGATTCTGAGCCTGAGCCCGACCTCATGGTGCTCAAATCCCCTTTAGAGCGCTACGAAGGCCGACTCCCTAAGCCTGAGGATGTCCTTCTCCTCATAGCGGTGGCGGACGCCTCCTTGGAGTTTGACCGGGAGGTGAAGCTTCCCCTTTACGCCGAGGCCGGGATTCCCGAGGTGTGGCTGGTGAACCTCAAGGAGGACCTCCTGGAGGTCTACCGCGAGCCCAAGGAAGGGCGCTACCGCTCCATCCGCCTCCTCTCCCCTTCGGAGGCCGCAAGCCCCTTGGCCTTCCCCGAGGTCAGCCTGCCTTGGGCACCGTCTCCTTAA
- a CDS encoding class I SAM-dependent methyltransferase, which produces MFDEDYLYFYETFLHDERNEKEAELIARLLDLGPGADVLDVPCGHGRIAVRLARRGCRVTGLDASPLFLERARQAAAAAGVGVEWVHGDMRALPFGRDFDAVVNWFTSFGYFDDEENRRVLAEFRRVLRPGGRLLIETVHRDRILRSLPPGEPVRFDVVRRGDDLMIDRTGYEPLTGRVQTDRTIVRDGRVRRFAYGLRLYTPVELRDELLRAGFARVELLGDEGGPLTLDSRRLLAVAQA; this is translated from the coding sequence GTGTTCGACGAGGATTACCTGTACTTCTACGAGACCTTCTTGCACGACGAGCGCAACGAGAAGGAGGCCGAGCTCATCGCCCGGCTCCTCGACCTCGGTCCGGGGGCGGATGTGCTGGATGTGCCTTGCGGGCACGGCCGCATCGCCGTGCGCCTGGCGCGCCGAGGCTGCCGCGTGACCGGCCTCGACGCCAGCCCGCTGTTCCTGGAGCGGGCCCGCCAGGCCGCGGCGGCCGCGGGCGTCGGCGTCGAGTGGGTCCACGGCGACATGCGGGCCCTGCCGTTCGGGCGAGACTTCGACGCCGTGGTCAACTGGTTCACCTCCTTCGGCTACTTCGACGACGAGGAGAACCGCCGCGTGCTGGCGGAGTTCCGGCGCGTGCTGCGGCCCGGCGGCCGGCTGCTGATCGAGACGGTCCACCGCGACCGGATCCTGCGCAGCCTGCCGCCCGGCGAGCCGGTGCGCTTCGACGTGGTCCGCCGGGGCGACGACCTGATGATCGACCGCACCGGGTACGAACCGCTCACCGGGCGCGTGCAGACCGACCGCACCATCGTCCGGGACGGGCGTGTGCGCCGGTTCGCGTACGGGCTGCGGCTGTATACGCCGGTGGAGCTGCGGGACGAGCTGCTGCGGGCCGGGTTCGCCCGCGTCGAGCTGCTGGGCGACGAGGGCGGACCACTCACGCTCGACAGCCGGCGGCTGCTCGCCGTCGCGCAGGCGTGA
- the ilvN gene encoding acetolactate synthase small subunit: MRHVISVLVQDHPRVLNRITGLFARRGFNLESLAVGTTHVPGLSRISLVVSGDDHTLEQVEKQLNRLIEVLKVTDHSEPHVERELALVKVHVAGVEERLAVKDIQEAFRARVVDVAQKSLILELTGDSKKIDSFLEALRPYGILEVMRTGAVAMSRGERTLKVREKREAV; encoded by the coding sequence GTGAGGCACGTGATCTCCGTTTTAGTGCAGGACCACCCCCGGGTGTTGAACCGCATCACGGGGCTTTTCGCCCGCCGGGGCTTTAACCTGGAAAGCCTGGCGGTGGGGACCACCCATGTGCCGGGGCTTTCCCGCATCAGCCTGGTGGTTTCCGGGGACGACCACACCTTGGAGCAGGTGGAGAAGCAGCTGAACCGCCTCATTGAGGTCCTGAAGGTTACCGACCACTCCGAGCCCCACGTGGAGCGGGAACTGGCCTTGGTCAAGGTCCACGTGGCGGGGGTGGAGGAGCGATTGGCGGTGAAGGACATCCAGGAGGCCTTCCGGGCCCGGGTGGTGGACGTGGCCCAGAAGAGCCTGATCCTGGAGCTCACCGGGGACTCCAAGAAGATAGACTCTTTCCTTGAGGCCCTTAGGCCTTATGGGATCCTCGAGGTCATGCGCACCGGGGCGGTGGCCATGAGCCGAGGGGAGCGCACCCTTAAGGTCAGGGAAAAACGGGAGGCGGTATGA
- a CDS encoding TerC family protein, with product MEWLTNPEVWIALVTLTVLEVVLGVDNVIFISILASKLPTEQQDRARVLGLSLAALTRILFLLSIAWIMALKKPLFALMGHEVTGKDLVLIAGGLFLIYKAVKEIHEKLEGEPGHAIKRVAPSFASVIGQVLLLDIVFSIDSVITAVGLTRLVPVMVAAILLSVAIMLLASKGIYAFVNQHPTVKMLALSFLLLVGFTLVAEGTGVHIPKGYVYFAMGFAVLVEWLNLRAGLRGKPVKLREPYEEEA from the coding sequence ATGGAGTGGCTCACCAATCCCGAGGTCTGGATCGCCCTGGTTACCCTCACCGTGCTGGAGGTGGTGCTGGGCGTGGACAACGTGATCTTCATCAGCATCCTGGCCTCCAAACTGCCCACGGAGCAACAGGACCGGGCCCGGGTTTTGGGCCTTTCCCTAGCCGCCCTTACCCGCATCCTCTTCCTCCTCTCCATCGCCTGGATCATGGCCTTAAAAAAGCCCCTCTTCGCCCTTATGGGCCATGAGGTGACCGGCAAAGACTTGGTCCTGATAGCCGGGGGGCTTTTCCTCATCTACAAGGCGGTAAAGGAGATCCACGAAAAGCTGGAAGGGGAGCCCGGCCACGCCATCAAGAGGGTGGCCCCCTCCTTCGCCTCGGTGATCGGGCAGGTGCTCCTACTGGACATCGTCTTTTCCATAGATTCCGTGATCACCGCCGTGGGCCTCACCCGCCTCGTCCCGGTGATGGTGGCGGCCATCCTCCTCTCCGTGGCCATCATGCTCTTGGCTTCCAAGGGGATCTACGCCTTCGTAAACCAGCACCCCACGGTGAAGATGCTGGCCCTTTCCTTCCTCCTTTTGGTGGGCTTCACCCTGGTGGCCGAGGGCACGGGGGTGCACATCCCCAAGGGCTACGTCTACTTCGCCATGGGCTTCGCCGTGCTGGTGGAGTGGCTCAACCTTCGCGCCGGGCTTAGGGGAAAACCCGTCAAGCTCCGCGAGCCCTACGAGGAGGAGGCGTAA
- the fumC gene encoding class II fumarate hydratase: protein MEYRMERDTMGEVRVPADRYWGAQTQRSLEHFRIGAWRFPMPLEVIRAYGMLKKAAARANLELGELPEEIALAIIQAAEEVIAGKLDDHFPLVVFQTGSGTQTNMNVNEVIANRASELLGKPLGSKYVHPNDHVNRGQSSNDTFPTAMYVAVALALHERLYPAAEALIATFEEKAKAFDGIVKVGRTHLMDAVPITLGQEVGSWAGQLRNTLAMVKEAEKGLYNLAIGGTAVGTGLNAHPRFGERVAQYLAEETGLPFRVAENRFAALAAHDELVQVMGSLRTLAGALMKIGNDIRWLASGPYGGIGEIFIPANEPGSSIMPGKVNPTQVEALTMVVVRVFGNDHTVAFAGSQGNFQLNVFKPVMVDAALESIKLLADAMESFNEHLAKGIEPNLERIEEHLQKNPMLATALNKAIGYDKAAEIVKKAIKEKKTLKQAALELGYLTEEEFDRIVVPIRLAKPHEA from the coding sequence ATGGAATACCGGATGGAACGGGACACCATGGGCGAGGTAAGGGTGCCGGCGGACCGCTACTGGGGTGCCCAAACCCAGCGTTCCTTAGAGCATTTCCGCATTGGGGCTTGGCGCTTCCCCATGCCCCTGGAGGTGATCCGCGCCTACGGCATGCTGAAGAAAGCCGCGGCCAGAGCCAACCTGGAGCTGGGGGAGCTACCCGAGGAGATCGCCTTGGCCATCATCCAGGCGGCAGAGGAGGTCATCGCCGGGAAGCTGGACGACCACTTCCCCCTGGTGGTCTTCCAGACGGGTAGCGGCACCCAGACCAACATGAACGTGAACGAGGTCATCGCCAACCGGGCCTCGGAGCTTTTGGGGAAGCCCCTGGGCTCCAAGTACGTCCACCCCAACGACCACGTGAACCGGGGCCAGAGCAGCAACGACACCTTCCCCACCGCCATGTACGTGGCCGTGGCCCTGGCCCTGCACGAAAGGCTCTACCCGGCGGCGGAGGCCCTCATCGCCACCTTTGAGGAGAAAGCCAAGGCCTTTGACGGCATCGTAAAGGTGGGGCGCACCCACCTGATGGACGCCGTGCCCATCACCCTGGGGCAGGAGGTGGGAAGCTGGGCCGGCCAGCTCAGGAACACCCTGGCCATGGTGAAGGAAGCGGAAAAAGGCCTCTATAACCTGGCCATCGGGGGCACGGCGGTGGGCACGGGCCTGAACGCCCACCCTCGGTTCGGGGAGCGGGTGGCCCAGTACCTGGCCGAGGAAACCGGGCTTCCCTTTAGGGTGGCGGAAAACCGCTTCGCCGCCTTGGCCGCCCACGACGAACTGGTACAGGTGATGGGGTCCTTGCGCACCCTGGCCGGGGCCCTGATGAAAATCGGCAACGATATCCGCTGGCTGGCCTCGGGGCCTTACGGGGGCATCGGGGAGATCTTCATCCCCGCCAACGAGCCCGGGTCCTCCATCATGCCCGGCAAGGTGAACCCCACCCAGGTGGAGGCCCTCACCATGGTGGTGGTGCGGGTCTTCGGCAACGACCACACCGTGGCCTTCGCCGGAAGCCAGGGGAACTTCCAGCTCAACGTCTTCAAGCCGGTGATGGTGGATGCGGCCCTCGAGTCCATCAAGCTCCTGGCGGATGCCATGGAATCCTTCAACGAGCACCTGGCCAAGGGGATAGAGCCCAACCTGGAGCGGATAGAGGAACACCTCCAGAAAAACCCCATGCTGGCCACCGCCTTGAACAAGGCCATCGGCTACGACAAGGCTGCGGAGATCGTGAAGAAGGCCATCAAGGAGAAGAAAACCCTCAAGCAAGCTGCCCTGGAGCTGGGCTACCTCACGGAGGAGGAGTTTGACCGCATCGTGGTGCCCATAAGGCTGGCCAAGCCCCATGAGGCCTGA
- the ilvC gene encoding ketol-acid reductoisomerase has translation MKIYYEHDADLGFIQGKKVAVLGFGSQGHAHALNLKDSGVDVRVGLRPGSKSAAKAEAMGLRVLSVAEAVREADVVMVLLPDETQGRVYREEIEPNLREGAALAFAHGFNIHFGQIKPRRDLDVWMVAPKGPGHLVRSEYTKGSGVPALVAVHQDASGSAFPTALAYAKAIGAARAGVIPTTFKDETETDLFGEQAVLCGGLTRLIQAGFETLVEAGYPPEMAYFETVHEVKLIVDLIYEAGFAGMRYSISNTAEYGDYTRGEVAVPVEETKKRMREILRQIQAGEFAREWMLENQVGQPVLEANRKRWKEHPIEEVGVRLRAMMPFLRARVLEEVG, from the coding sequence ATGAAGATCTACTACGAGCACGACGCGGACCTGGGCTTCATTCAAGGCAAAAAGGTGGCGGTACTGGGCTTTGGTTCCCAGGGGCACGCCCACGCCCTGAACCTTAAGGACTCGGGGGTGGACGTGCGGGTGGGGCTTAGGCCCGGGTCTAAAAGCGCCGCCAAGGCGGAGGCCATGGGCCTTAGGGTCCTCTCCGTGGCCGAGGCGGTGCGGGAGGCGGATGTGGTGATGGTTCTCCTGCCCGACGAGACCCAGGGCCGGGTCTACCGGGAGGAGATCGAGCCCAACCTGAGGGAGGGGGCGGCCTTGGCCTTCGCCCACGGCTTCAACATCCACTTTGGCCAGATCAAGCCCAGGCGGGACCTGGACGTCTGGATGGTGGCCCCCAAGGGCCCCGGCCACCTGGTGCGGAGCGAGTACACCAAGGGAAGCGGGGTGCCGGCCCTGGTGGCCGTGCACCAGGACGCCTCGGGCTCGGCCTTCCCCACCGCCTTGGCCTACGCCAAGGCCATCGGGGCGGCCCGGGCGGGGGTGATCCCCACCACCTTCAAGGATGAAACGGAAACCGACCTCTTTGGGGAGCAGGCGGTGCTCTGCGGGGGGCTTACCCGGCTCATCCAGGCGGGGTTTGAAACCCTGGTGGAGGCGGGCTACCCCCCGGAGATGGCCTACTTTGAGACCGTGCACGAGGTGAAACTCATTGTGGACCTCATCTACGAGGCGGGTTTCGCCGGCATGCGCTACTCCATCTCCAACACCGCCGAGTACGGGGACTACACCCGGGGAGAGGTGGCGGTGCCGGTGGAGGAGACCAAGAAGCGCATGCGGGAGATCCTCCGCCAGATCCAGGCCGGGGAGTTTGCCCGGGAGTGGATGCTGGAGAACCAGGTGGGCCAGCCGGTCCTGGAGGCCAACCGCAAGCGCTGGAAGGAGCACCCCATTGAGGAGGTGGGGGTAAGGCTCAGGGCCATGATGCCCTTCCTGCGGGCAAGGGTATTGGAGGAGGTAGGCTAG